Part of the Paenibacillus terrae HPL-003 genome is shown below.
CAAAATCAAAGACATGGCCGCCTCCGGTACGTTCGTCGTTAATAAAGTGCAAATGGAACCCAGCCACTCCAATTCCTTGAGCATATGCAGGTGTCCAAAACCCAGTAATCACGCCGGAAGCCTCGTTAAAAGAGAAGGTGGGCTGTGATTTGGTCGCTTCGATAAAAGGTTTGTAAGGTTTCACTTGGTGAGGCACGGTGCGTGTCTTCACTTCACGGAAAGTGCCATCCATACGGAAGGCGTAGAACAGATTACGACTTGGAAACAGCTTTAGCAGCAGGGCTTCCAACTCTTCACGATGCATGGGATGGTCAATAGTATATGTGAAATCTTCACGGAAAAAGGTGACAGTGGAAAAGGGAGTTGTCTCTTCCGGTTTTACACGATGGGCCGTACCGTCTGGAAGCAGGTGATAAAATTCGCCATCAAACGCAATCATCTCACCATTCAGTTGATCAAAGGTACCGAGCCCAAAATCCCCGTGCTTTTGCAGTTCCTTGAAGGCAACGACTCCGTCATACAGACCATCCAATAAAGCGAGCATGGTGGACGTTTGGTAAATATCATGATCAGTTTCTTGCTTTTTTTCCAGTTCTGCAACGGTCATGGCAATACACTTCCTTTTGTAATTAGATGCATTTATTTTCTTTCTTTTTCATAAAAAACGTTAAACTCCATTCATTGTTACGAAGTCGTCACGTTTGGGCAAATGTGAAGTCAGTTTAACTGATTGGGCAGCAGTTTACGTCCCAATTGGATATTATCCTGATAATCAATCGGAATATCGACGACCACGGGGCCATCGGTATGTAGTGCCTGTTGCAATACGCTTTCCAGTTCTTCAGGGGAATGTACACGCAATCCGGTTGCCCCGAAGCTCTCGGCATATTTCACGACATCCACATCTCCGAATTCTACGCCGGATGTTCTGCCATATTTAATCTGTTGTTGAAAAGCGACCATGTCGTAGGTGCCGTCTCTCCATACGATGTGAACAAGTGGGGAGTTGAGACGTACGGCGGTTTCAAGCTCCATGGATGAGAAAAGAAATCCTCCGTCGCCGGAAATGGAAACGACTTTCTGACCGGGATTGACGAGAGTGGCAGCAATGCCCCAGGGAAGAGCTACACCCAGCGTCTGCATCCCGTTACTGAATAGAAGACGCCGCGGCTCATAGGAGCGGAAATACCGGGCCATCCAAATGTAGTGGGAACCAACATCGCAGGTGACCGTGACATTATCATCAATCAGGCTGCGCAGAGTACGAATGAATTGTAATGGATGAATCAGATAGTCGTGCTTGCGGACAGGGACGGCAGCTTGCTCGTTTAAATCGTGGCGGAGACGGTTCAGTTGGGCGCATGAGGTTTCAGACAGCTTTAATGTAGGCAATTCTTCTGCGAGACTACGCACGATCAGAGCTATATTACCAATCAGCTCGTAATCCGGTTGATAATCATGGTCGATATCCGCTTGATGGTCATCAAGATGAATGAGGGTTCGGTTTGCAGGAATGTTCCAGTTTTTCGGATCGTATTCAATGGGGTCATAGCCAATGGTCAGCACCAGATCTGCGGCTCCAAGGAGCATGTCACCCGGCTGATTGTGGAACAAGCCCACTCGGCCAAAATAATGGTCCTCCAGTTCGCGGGAAATGGCTCCGGCAGCCTGGAAGGTTTCAACGACAGGTAGATCCGTGTTCTGAATGAGTGCGCGGATGGCTGCTGTAGCTTCGGGAGTGCTGGCTTTCATACCGAGTAAAAGAACAGGTAACTTGGCTTGGCTGATTTGGCCCGCTACTTGTTTGATAAGTCCGGCTGGTGCGGTTCCAAGCTGTGGAAGGGAAAGCTTCTCAATGGCGGTTACTTCGGATGACGAAGTCAACACGTCCTGCGGTAGACTGACAAAGGTTGCTCCAGGCTGTGCTGAGGTCGCAATCCGAAATGCGTTGGTAATGGCTTCCGGCACACTATCGGGATGCTCCACTTCCACACTGTATTTGGTGATAGGCTCGAATAACCCGGCGTTATCCATAGATTGGTGGGTGCGCTTCAAACGTTCGGATCTTGGGACTGCACCAGCGAGAGCGACGACGGGATCACTTTCCGCATTTGCGGTGACAAGTCCTGTAGCCAAATTCGACGCACCGGGGCCGGAGGTAACGAGACATACGCCCGGTTTACCAGTTAGGCGACCGACGGCGGCAGCCATAAATGCGGCATTTTGCTCGTGACGGCATACGATCAGCTCAGGGCCGCGTTCTTGAAGGACATCAAAAACCGAGTCAATCTTGGCACCTGGAATGCCAAAAATGTGTGTTACCCCTTGTTTAATCAAGCAATCTACAACGAGGTCAGCTCCTTTTGTACCGGTTTTAGCATGGATAGCTTGCACTTTTGTGCTCAACGCGATCACCTCTTCTTTGGATATGATAATGAATTACTTTCAATGTAAAACATTGGTTGTATATGACAATTATAATACAGAAACTGGTATTTTCAAGAGAAACATTTTCTGAAAAAGAGCGAAAATTTATAAAAACGTTTTCAAAGAGCGGTTTAAGAGGGAAAAATAGAAAGTGCGGAGATTTGGAAATAAAGAATTTTCAAACCATGTCCATGCCCAAAATAGGTGAGGGTTATTTTATTGAAAAGGACAAGATGAAGGCCGATCAACTCGTTCGGAACACGAGCCTGTGCAAGCCGGACTATAGTCTGAAATAAAGTTGGACGGAGGGAATAGATCTGCCGAAGTTGAGGCGGGGCTGTTTTTTTGTTCCTTCTCATGATAAAAATCACTTTCCTCTGCAAAGGATAGCGGTTACAATATAATTGTTGTTAACGTAAACATTAAATTTAAGGAGAAGTAATCAAGGGTGATTCGACATGCAGGTATCATATTATAGCGGTATCATCTGATATAAC
Proteins encoded:
- the alsS gene encoding acetolactate synthase AlsS, whose product is MIALSTKVQAIHAKTGTKGADLVVDCLIKQGVTHIFGIPGAKIDSVFDVLQERGPELIVCRHEQNAAFMAAAVGRLTGKPGVCLVTSGPGASNLATGLVTANAESDPVVALAGAVPRSERLKRTHQSMDNAGLFEPITKYSVEVEHPDSVPEAITNAFRIATSAQPGATFVSLPQDVLTSSSEVTAIEKLSLPQLGTAPAGLIKQVAGQISQAKLPVLLLGMKASTPEATAAIRALIQNTDLPVVETFQAAGAISRELEDHYFGRVGLFHNQPGDMLLGAADLVLTIGYDPIEYDPKNWNIPANRTLIHLDDHQADIDHDYQPDYELIGNIALIVRSLAEELPTLKLSETSCAQLNRLRHDLNEQAAVPVRKHDYLIHPLQFIRTLRSLIDDNVTVTCDVGSHYIWMARYFRSYEPRRLLFSNGMQTLGVALPWGIAATLVNPGQKVVSISGDGGFLFSSMELETAVRLNSPLVHIVWRDGTYDMVAFQQQIKYGRTSGVEFGDVDVVKYAESFGATGLRVHSPEELESVLQQALHTDGPVVVDIPIDYQDNIQLGRKLLPNQLN
- the budA gene encoding acetolactate decarboxylase — encoded protein: MTVAELEKKQETDHDIYQTSTMLALLDGLYDGVVAFKELQKHGDFGLGTFDQLNGEMIAFDGEFYHLLPDGTAHRVKPEETTPFSTVTFFREDFTYTIDHPMHREELEALLLKLFPSRNLFYAFRMDGTFREVKTRTVPHQVKPYKPFIEATKSQPTFSFNEASGVITGFWTPAYAQGIGVAGFHLHFINDERTGGGHVFDFVVDKCTIRVCQKSNLHLVLPDTPDYLTANLSRENLEKEIAVTEGAQ